The Sinorhizobium terangae genome has a window encoding:
- a CDS encoding conjugal transfer protein TrbD — translation MSESLSALQRNRIHRALSRPNLLMGADRELVLLTGLAAVILIFVVLTIYSALFGIAVWIVIIGLLRMMAKSDPLMRQVYIRHISYKPYYKATSSPWRY, via the coding sequence ATGTCTGAGTCCTTGTCCGCCCTGCAGCGCAATCGCATTCATCGCGCTTTGTCCCGCCCAAACCTTCTGATGGGTGCGGATCGGGAGCTGGTGCTGCTCACCGGGCTTGCCGCCGTCATCCTGATCTTCGTCGTCCTGACGATCTATTCGGCGCTCTTCGGTATCGCCGTCTGGATCGTCATCATCGGGTTGCTTCGGATGATGGCGAAGTCCGACCCGCTGATGCGGCAGGTCTATATCAGGCACATTTCCTATAAGCCGTACTACAAGGCGACCAGTTCGCCTTGGCGGTATTGA
- a CDS encoding TrbC/VirB2 family protein: MSRKATVTVIALLAAPIVLASFAPALASSGGGGLPWEGPLQQIQESITGPVAGAIALAAMAIAGGMLIFGGELNDFARRLVYVVLVTGILLGATQIVALFGATGASIGLTDEQTHSIVPNGEGEGAYV; this comes from the coding sequence GTGTCGCGTAAAGCCACAGTCACCGTTATCGCACTCCTTGCTGCTCCCATTGTGCTCGCGTCGTTTGCTCCCGCACTCGCCAGCTCAGGAGGCGGAGGTCTGCCCTGGGAAGGGCCGCTGCAACAAATTCAGGAATCGATCACCGGTCCCGTGGCGGGCGCCATTGCGCTTGCGGCGATGGCGATTGCCGGGGGCATGCTTATCTTCGGCGGAGAACTCAACGATTTTGCGCGACGGCTCGTCTATGTCGTCCTCGTCACCGGCATCCTGCTCGGTGCGACCCAAATCGTCGCCCTGTTCGGGGCGACCGGCGCGTCGATCGGCCTGACGGACGAGCAGACACACTCAATCGTGCCCAACGGAGAAGGGGAGGGGGCTTATGTCTGA